In Miscanthus floridulus cultivar M001 chromosome 5, ASM1932011v1, whole genome shotgun sequence, one genomic interval encodes:
- the LOC136453685 gene encoding protein STRICTOSIDINE SYNTHASE-LIKE 10-like yields MGWRRLNLMTSLLAVIVLALFAAPCAAAAQVKTTDTRWSFRVPLPSGVSGAESLAFDGKGEGPYAGVSDGRVLKWGGSTVGWTPYAHSANYRKIPLCTAGVVPSAETESTCGRPLGLQFHFKTGDLYIADAYLGLMRVGPGGGEAEVLATGSDDGVPFNFVNGLDVDQATGDVYFTDSSATYPRRFNTEIMMNADATGRLLRYDARTGGVTVLRSGLPYPNGVAVSRDGAQVVVAHTVPCQAFRYLLRGARAGQYELLADLPGYPDNVRRDGKGGYWVALNQEKQRLDATPETAPVRHLVGVRLDAHGVEVEELTAAKGVTLSDVAERRGKLWLGSVELEYVGLVA; encoded by the coding sequence ATGGGTTGGCGTCGGCTTAATCTGATGACGTCGCTCCTCGCCGTCATCGTCCTAGCGCTTTTCGCAGCGCCGTGTGCCGCCGCCGCGCAGGTCAAGACGACCGACACGCGCTGGAGCTTCCGCGTCCCTTTACCCAGCGGCGTGAGCGGCGCAGAGAGCCTCGCGTTCGACGGCAAGGGCGAGGGGCCCTACGCCGGCGTCTCGGACGGCCGCGTCCTCAAGTGGGGCGGCAGCACCGTCGGCTGGACACCGTACGCGCACAGCGCGAACTACAGGAAGATCCCGCTATGCACCGCGGGCGTGGTGCCGTCGGCGGAGACTGAGAGCACGTGCGGCCGCCCCCTGGGCCTGCAGTTCCACTTCAAGACCGGCGACCTCTACATCGCCGACGCTTACCTAGGGCTCATGAGGgtcgggccgggcggcggcgaggcggaggTGCTGGCGACCGGCTCGGACGACGGCGTCCCGTTCAACTTCGTCAACGGCCTCGACGTCGACCAGGCCACGGGCGACGTGTACTTCACCGACTCGAGCGCGACGTACCCAAGGAGGTTCAACACGGAGATCATGATGAACGCGGACGCGACGGGGCGGCTGCTCAGGTACGACGCGCGCACGGGGGGCGTCACCGTGCTCAGGTCCGGCCTGCCGTACCCGAACGGCGTGGCGGTCAGCCGCGACGGCGCGCAGGTCGTGGTCGCGCACACCGTGCCGTGCCAGGCGTTCAGGTACTTGCTCCGCGGCGCCCGGGCGGGGCAGTACGAGCTGCTGGCGGACCTGCCGGGGTACCCGGACAACGTGAGGCGAGACGGTAAGGGTGGCTACTGGGTGGCGCTGAACCAGGAGAAGCAGCGGCTGGACGCAACGCCAGAGACGGCTCCCGTGAGGCACCTGGTCGGGGTCCGCTTGGACGCTCACGGGGTGGAGGTCGAGGAGCTCACGGCGGCCAAGGGTGTCACGCTCAGCGACGTGGCGGAGAGGAGGGGGAAGCTGTGGCTGGGCTCCGTGGAGCTCGAGTACGTCGGACTGGTTGCATGA
- the LOC136453686 gene encoding uncharacterized protein isoform X2 — protein sequence MLPLPTAGAVTAAAAAAPLRSRPLRLIATRAATTPSSPSTSTSAISSASPAGHSRKHLSGRDGSPSKPTKPRVFFLDVNPLCFRGSQRSLGAFARWLALFFAHVSLRDPVVAVLDGEGGNKYRRRLLPSYKAHRARGVGTGADTRVVNVLRECNIPVVRVDGYEADDVVATLTEQVLQKGYRVVIASPDKDFKQLISDDVQLVMPIPEIGRWSFYTLRHYVAQYKCDPTADLSLRCFMGDEADGVPGIQHLVPGFGRKTAVKLLQKHGSLENLLNTAAVRTVGKDYAQDALTKHADYLRKNYKVLSLKRDVDVQFDDSWLSTRNTSNDTNVLADFILKFNGEGRN from the exons ATGTTGCCACTGCCCACCGCGGGGGCGGTCACCGccgcagcggcagcggcgccCCTCAGGTCTCGTCCGCTCCGCCTCATCGCGACTCGAGCCGCCACTACCCCTTCTTCTCCCTCTACTTCCACCTCGGCCATATCCAGCGCGTCACCAGCGGGGCATTCCCGCAAGCATCTGTCGGGCAGGGACGGCTCCCCGTCGAAGCCCACCAAGCCCCGGGTGTTCTTCCTCGACGTCAATCCTTTATGCTTCCGCGGCTCCCAGCGCAGCCTCGGCGCCTTTGCGCGCTGGCTGGCGCTCTTCTTCGCACACGTCAGCCTCCGTGACCCTGTCGTGGCT GTTTTGGACGGGGAAGGAGGGAACAAGTACCGGAGGCGGTTGCTGCCTTCGTACAAGGCGCATAGGGCTCGCGGCGTCGGCACTGGCGCTGACACGCGCGTCGTCAACGTTCTCCGCGAATGCAATATCCCG GTTGTAAGAGTCGATGGATATGAGGCTGATGATGTGGTGGCTACCTTGACAGAACAGGTTCTACAGAAAGGTTACAGAGTTGTCATTGCCTCACCAGATAAAGACTTCAAGCAGCTGATATCTGATGATGTTCAGTTAGTCATGCCCATTCCTGAGATTGGCCGATGGTCGTTCTATACATTAAGGCATTATGTCGCTCAATACAAGTGTGATCCAACTGCAGACTTAAGCCTTA GGTGCTTCATGGGCGATGAAGCAGATGGTGTTCCAGGAATCCAGCACTTGGTTCCAGGATTTGGTAGAAAGACTGCAGTGAAACTACTGCAAAAACATGGTTCATTAGAAAACTTGCTAAACACAGCTGCAGTTAGAACTGTTGGCAAAGATTATGCCCAGGATGCTCTCACTAAGCATGCAGATTACTTACGGAAAAATTACAAAGTTCTTAGCCTGAAGAG GGATGTAGATGTTCAGTTTGATGATAGTTGGTTATCCACGAGGAACACAAgcaatgacaccaatgttctaGCTGACTTCATCCTTAAATTTAATGGCGAAGGCAGAAACTAA
- the LOC136453686 gene encoding uncharacterized protein isoform X1 → MLPLPTAGAVTAAAAAAPLRSRPLRLIATRAATTPSSPSTSTSAISSASPAGHSRKHLSGRDGSPSKPTKPRVFFLDVNPLCFRGSQRSLGAFARWLALFFAHVLDGEGGNKYRRRLLPSYKAHRARGVGTGADTRVVNVLRECNIPVVRVDGYEADDVVATLTEQVLQKGYRVVIASPDKDFKQLISDDVQLVMPIPEIGRWSFYTLRHYVAQYKCDPTADLSLRCFMGDEADGVPGIQHLVPGFGRKTAVKLLQKHGSLENLLNTAAVRTVGKDYAQDALTKHADYLRKNYKVLSLKRDVDVQFDDSWLSTRNTSNDTNVLADFILKFNGEGRN, encoded by the exons ATGTTGCCACTGCCCACCGCGGGGGCGGTCACCGccgcagcggcagcggcgccCCTCAGGTCTCGTCCGCTCCGCCTCATCGCGACTCGAGCCGCCACTACCCCTTCTTCTCCCTCTACTTCCACCTCGGCCATATCCAGCGCGTCACCAGCGGGGCATTCCCGCAAGCATCTGTCGGGCAGGGACGGCTCCCCGTCGAAGCCCACCAAGCCCCGGGTGTTCTTCCTCGACGTCAATCCTTTATGCTTCCGCGGCTCCCAGCGCAGCCTCGGCGCCTTTGCGCGCTGGCTGGCGCTCTTCTTCGCACAC GTTTTGGACGGGGAAGGAGGGAACAAGTACCGGAGGCGGTTGCTGCCTTCGTACAAGGCGCATAGGGCTCGCGGCGTCGGCACTGGCGCTGACACGCGCGTCGTCAACGTTCTCCGCGAATGCAATATCCCG GTTGTAAGAGTCGATGGATATGAGGCTGATGATGTGGTGGCTACCTTGACAGAACAGGTTCTACAGAAAGGTTACAGAGTTGTCATTGCCTCACCAGATAAAGACTTCAAGCAGCTGATATCTGATGATGTTCAGTTAGTCATGCCCATTCCTGAGATTGGCCGATGGTCGTTCTATACATTAAGGCATTATGTCGCTCAATACAAGTGTGATCCAACTGCAGACTTAAGCCTTA GGTGCTTCATGGGCGATGAAGCAGATGGTGTTCCAGGAATCCAGCACTTGGTTCCAGGATTTGGTAGAAAGACTGCAGTGAAACTACTGCAAAAACATGGTTCATTAGAAAACTTGCTAAACACAGCTGCAGTTAGAACTGTTGGCAAAGATTATGCCCAGGATGCTCTCACTAAGCATGCAGATTACTTACGGAAAAATTACAAAGTTCTTAGCCTGAAGAG GGATGTAGATGTTCAGTTTGATGATAGTTGGTTATCCACGAGGAACACAAgcaatgacaccaatgttctaGCTGACTTCATCCTTAAATTTAATGGCGAAGGCAGAAACTAA